A segment of the Lolium perenne isolate Kyuss_39 chromosome 3, Kyuss_2.0, whole genome shotgun sequence genome:
ctgcgcgaggaggaagacgatgcggTGATGATGCGGTGAAAGAATGCGAAGTTACCGAGCTgaggggtatttatagacctcgcgcggagattcttgattcggatccaacggtggaaacggaacggtcccGTCAGATgattgacacgtgtcttaggtcaaaagcggtaaaacgacgtggaggtaacttgactgtgcgctcccgaaatttccggctaaagattcgcatctccgaaaatttagcgcgggaaaagagaaagttgtgcgcgggaaaagtggaaTCTCCGTTATGTTACCAATTCCGAAGACAAGAGGAATTCCGAGCAGATGAAGCCGGAAACAAGTAAAAGtttggaagctcttcaagatgctcttcggatccgagctgaatgaagtcggaagaatgacgaatctcggagaacttcgggggctactgttgtgggtatactttatgggtatatcaacggcatggcctagatccggcaagcccgggtggcccatagttggtgatgaggcatgtggcccatcgggcggcccagttgctgtagatcccgaaggatgaagtccagcccaggagcaagaagccggatccgaaccgacctacggaggaggccggatccgtgaaggccatgaagtatccggatccagcacgttcttagaagaaggcggatccttgacgtacacggctagacttgtaccgtagttaggcaacttgtattccggctaggactctccgtgtaaaccctagatccgtgcgcctttataagccggaacccgggagccctagaggcacaaccacaactcattgtaacaacgtgaaagcgcccatataattccagacaagcagtactaggccctgtcatcgtacaggtgttccgaagctgggtaaatcgcgtatccGCCCTATGGCCCATACTTCTTctacccctcgtgaggatccctcctccgagacaccgtcgattaggcaacaacACCAACCTTGCCAACACAGCTAACGTTGTCGCTAACCATCGAACCAACCACACACACCTCACTATAAAGGCACCGATGGCGCAGTCGAGGGCATATCGACCTCTAGATGGCGCTCGACCTCCGCCTACAGCCGACCGACGACGCACGGTGGGAACAACTGCACCCCTTGGCCCTTGCGTGTGAGGCGCCACTATGCCAAAATGGTGCTACACCACCTCATCCGCCCCAGGAAGGCAGGAATCGAGCTCCGCCGACAAGAGATGGACAGCCGGAGGTCAGGCTCTTTATTTCTTTAAACTTCTTGGGATCTGAAGTGTGTGAAATGTCATTTTCCACTAATGTCGGCATGTGTTGGTCAGCATCTGAGAGTTGGTGGCCAGACATGGTGCCACCACCTCGAACCCACCTACAGTCGCAGGTTGTGGCAGATCCATGGAGGAAATCGAATACGACGCAGCCCCAGCTCCAGCATCAACCTAGCCTTCGTGAGTGCGAGGTAATCAGGTAGGCATAGCGATGTGCCTACTTGACACGAGGAGAGAATTCATCAATCAGAAGTTAGCCCGCACATAACCATGGCTGATATGAGGATCCCCTTGCTCTACTATCCACAACAATAAAACATTTACCGGGCGGCTCTGCCCGTGATATCACGCCTCACGGCTCACGGTAGCTACAAGGTGTAATTTTTGATTGTAATCTGGGGACATAACCGCTCAATTCCCAGAAATGTATTGATTTTCTTTCTGGGAATTTCGTTTTGGATTCTGCCGAGTGCGTGCGTCATAATTGAGGAGCGGCCAGTTTGAATTTGAATGTTGTCGGGTCCAAGCTTGTGAAACGTACAAACCGTGGGCCTAGTAGGCCCATAACCGCATAACCTATTTTATTGGTTCACTTCCTTTTGGCAACTACTACGGTACGGCGGAACGCCCGAAACAAAACTCTATACacgttagactagtcacaatgggaagtattatacactagtatcatgcacatgatactatTTTATGATACcacctccacaatgcatagtatcataatatggtatcatacttatgtcatatttaatgttttgtagaatctcaatgcaaatgtgtgtacataatgtatttgtcatgaagttttctagATTTATGTGtgatgatacggtatcatattatgatactactctCATCTGTCACCTCATTAATtcattaattgatgtgacacatcagatttttgccaacatgatatgtatgatactacttatgatactcccattggggCTAGTCTTATATATTTCGGTGAGCAAAATAAGTCCAGTTTTCAATAAGTTTGCCCCACTTTACTACTTTAGTAGGAGTATTATGTTATGTTACAATGTCGTCTCCTCATAAAATGTCTTGTATACTTCAACTTatgatttttttttagaaaaacttACGATGATACCCCGGTTATCATATTGTGAGCATCTCCAACAAACGCTGTAAAAGGCACGCGCGGCAAAAAAACCGCCAGTTTGGTGCGCGCGGGCGCTTGCGCGAAGCTTCAGCGGACGCGGAAAAAGGCGCGCGCTAAAAACTTTGCCGCGCACGCGATTGCGCTACTCCACGCGGGAAAGTTGCCGCGTGGGCTGCCGTGCGCGCTATAAACGCGACACGCGCGAATGCGCCAACCGCCTGAACGTTCCACGCGCCGCtccgcctctctctctctcccgctgACGCtccgcctctctctctctccctcccgccGACGTTCCGCCTCCGCGCCTCCGTCTGAagatgcctccgcgccgccgctccgcctccggcTGCCGCGGCGTTTGGGCGCGGTCGAGCGGCCGCTTCGACGCGGAGATCCGCTCCGGCGCGCACGAGGCGGCACGGGCGTACGACGCCGTCGCCTGGCGCCTCGGCTGCTCCCGCCGGACAATGAATTTTCACGCCGTCTGGACGCGGGAGCAGGCGGAGCAGCTGGCGCCCCCGTCTCCGGTCATCACGCGCGAGCAACATCGCCGCCAACGGGAGCTGGATCAGCGCCTcctcatcgccgagcacgacgaggcccTCCGCCTCGAGTGGGTGCGTCAATTCCCCGAAGACGTCGCCGCCATGGAAGCCTTCTACGCGGAGAAGGAGGCGGCGAAGGCGACGACGAaggcgaagaagaaggcgagcCGCGACAAGCGCCGGACAGAGTCCACGGCGAGGGCCGAGAAGGCggggaggaaggaggaggagaagaaaaatGACGCAGGGCCGTCCACcatcgtcctctcctcctccttcgagtggacttCAACGCCGCCACTCCTCCAACTACGACTGGGATTCAGAGTAGGATAGACTAGTTTTAAATAAAATGTATTTCGTATCGTCGAACTTCTAATATATTTCGTAGTTTCATTTGCGTTTTCTATTTGATTTTGTTTGATTTAATTTGAAATAAAACGGTCGAACTAGTCGTTCGCGCCGCGCCGCGCGCTGCATAATGGCGCGCTCGGCATAGGAGCACTTTTCCCGTCCGAGCACGCGCGGCAAAATGACGCTTCTGACGGAGCAACTTTCACGCGAACGCGCGGTATCTGTTTACAGCGCGGTGCAAACTACATATAGCACGCCGATTTTTGGAGCGTCTGTTGTAGATGCTCTTAGTTCACGAAGGTGTTTAGTATTGTCCCAAGAAAAAAATGTTCGCGGCCACAGTATATAAAAGAGTTGGTACGCAAGTTTGTAAACACGCCATTTCTTAGCAATTGTCCAAGCAATTGTCCAAACAGGCccttaagggctcctttgattcaaaggatttgcataggaattgtgtaggatttggttcctatgaaaAATTTTCTATACatattgtttgattcataggaacatattctATAGAAAAAAATCCTAtagaaatcttgtagtgtaattcctatataaaaaaaaacattagctcatacctcatggaaaaattcctttgctacaatcaaacaaacttcatcgtcctataggattcaattagacatgccattccaatcctatacctttcctattcatATGTTTTTCCTATCCCTTAAATCAAAGGAGGCCTTAAATTTTGTCGCTATGTAAAGAACAAGTGGCGAACACAGGGGCAAGCGACCATAAAACATGGATATACATTTCATTCTAGAAGGCCTAATAGCACACTAACATCACTACGGCCGGTACGTGTTTCATCCAGGACCTTGGCTATGCATGCCAGCGACGAAGAAGCGACCTGTAGCAGGATCTCGAGAAGCATAGTAAACTGTGCCCGGGCTCGCGTGGTTGTGAACCCCCTCGTACATTGTCACGACATAGTTCGTGTCGTCTCTGTCTCTCTCTACCCTCTTCTTCACGCTGCATCCCTCCGTCGAACATCGGTAGTAGTTCCTGTAGTGGCAAAAAGGAAATGAAATTTTGAGTTTATGAAGTCTCACTTTGTCATGCAGGTCAGATGCCCAAGAAGAGCAACAAGTAAGGGTTTCACGGATTAAAATGATCATAACAATCCATCACACTGTAGTCCAATCCAACGGCGTACGAATTTAGTTGGGTTGTTGCTTGTTTAATTTCAATCTTATATTTGGTTTCGTATATCGTCATATGAATTCAACACTAACTGCACTGAATTTAGCTACTCCGTAGCAGGTGACATGCGCCGGTGCCAGTGCCACGTGTTGCTCTCTATTATAATTTATATAATAAAAAATGTTTAACTGAAAGTGTTTGATTAGGCTTGGTACTTTTGAGCTAAGAATCCAACATTTCTAATCTGATGGTACGAATCTAAGAATATGTTAGATGGTATTAATAAAATCATAGAAATCTTACAACCGGGCCCATAGAGAAGTGGTCTTGATGATATTGTTTTTTAACCCAGCTATTTGTCGATTTTGATTAAGCAAATGCAGTAGCTAGCGCATTAGATGATCGAGCGACCAAATGTCATGGTAAAAAAAGATTAGCACAATCCAGAAAAGCATACAGCATACTACTAGTCGCTCCGCTTCATTACCACCACTCCACCACCCCCTGAGCCCAGACCATGCGTTCACATGCACCACACACAGGTGTGGTCGATTGAGTTAATTATGCATTCAAGTATCAACGACAGATGCGAGATGATATATAGGTGCAGGttggtggagccgtctggcgtcatggtggcatcgatggcaggtcttgcaaggttaatgcgatgatctctcttgaagatggagtcgaggaagacggcggaagCAACTTCTGTGGCGTGGGCGTTGGCGTACGctcagagtctgcttgactgaatgtgcttctcacctgctattgggcggtttggaaaggcatttagttttggttgatgtgagttggtgtattgtcaccctcttcatcccactgtaggtatagtTAGGTTGCTTCGAGATTGGTCTTTTATATTGTTTTTTGTAAggttcgtgaataatctaataaaaaaaagccatgtgcatcctttggatactgaagctggggcgatattttcccatttcgaaaaaaaaaaattatgcatTCAAGTGGATGAGTGCATGCGTTCACAGCGTGCGTACGCACGTACTTACCTTGGGTTAGGGCTGTTCTTGACCGACTTCTTGCCGTACTTCCTCCACTTGTAGCCGTCGTCGAGCACCTCCTCCTCCGACCTCGTCCGGAACGCGATCTTgttcccggccgccgccgccgcggagggCGCCGCAGGCCTGAGATAATCAATGTCGACCGAGGGCGACTGTCAAACGGATTCGAATGATGTGCATCTTGATATATGTGTAGATCGATGTGCTAGCGTAGGTTACCTCGGATGAGCACCGTAGCCAGCATCCGGCACGGCCGGTGTCGCCTCGGCCGGCATCCGCGGAGGCAGCGGCGGCGCCCGGAACGTTTCGGGCACGGTCGGCGCCAGCGCCGGCCCGCCTCCGCCGTCGTCCGACAAGTAGTCCAAGACGTCGAGCTCCTGCCGCAGCACCCCGCTTGCCGCCGCCGCGAAGGCCGGAGAGAAAGAGCTGGCTGTGGAGCCAGAGCTGTACGGGCGGTTGTTTTCTGCTGGTAGTGAGCTGCTTGCGCCACCCCGCGGCGCCGGAAAGGCCATCGAGCGGCAGACGCCGGCGACGTGACCGTGCGGGCGGTAGTGATAAGGTGCGCCGGCTcctgccaccgccatgtacgtgcTTCGGATCGGTCAGTGCATGGGTGGCGATCGAGTCGTATCAACTGACTTGATCGAGGCATGTGTCGTCATATATATTTATAGATATCGTGCGCCGTTCGTTGCTGGGCTTCGCACCGAGCTTCCTCCTGTTGCGGGCCCGAGCGAAGGGAAGAAGCTTCGACGCACGGGCAGCTGCCCCGTTTCGAAATGTGCTGCCACAGAGACGGGACCTGCCGCAAGCAGCGACAGCAGAGGTGGATGCTGACATGCCCGATGGCTAGCTAGCTGGTGCTGCGCGCGTGGGGTAGAAAAGTAGGGACTGGGACGTGGCCGGCCACTGTGGCGGCGCGCGCGCATGCATGGGAGTGGGAGGCTCGGCTCAGCTGGGCCCAAACCGACAGCGAACACCATACGGACGCGGACTGCGTCAAGCCGTCAAACAGAGTCTTTGAAACGTCAACCCCTGTTTTTCACGCACGTTTTGTTTTCTCTCTAGCACCCTTGTTGCAGGGAAACCCCCGGTTTGGTCTTGCTGTCTGATCCCTCGATTATTGGCAAAAGGGTTTGTTAATTTTTTTTGGCCAAAAGGCATGCTTGGATTTGCAAAGCTACTGAATGGAACTGATGAGAAGAAATGGGAGTTTGGAGGATGTGTACTGTAGTGTCATCACTTACTTCGCCGATCGAAATATGCTTATTAATGACTAATCACTACGGGAGAAAAGGCCGTTGCCGTGCGGcactttgcacggcaaaggccgctatatgcacggcaaaggctttgccgtgcgtgcacgcACGGCAAAAGCTGCCCGACAAAGAGACCGCCGGCAAAGCCAACGTTGCCGTGCGCGAACTCTGTGCCGTGTCGTTGGCCCCGGTTCtagtctttgccgtgcgtgcgattctttgccgtgcggcagagcGTTGCCGTGCGTCCtcatctttgccgtgcgcggtAACATTGCCGTGCGGCGcctcctttgccgtgcgtggcAACATTGCCGTGCGCGAACTCTGTGCCGTGTCGttggctttgccgtgcggcagcaggccagcccgcacggcaaagacaGTTCCAGCAGACCCCCTCGGAGCTCCCAGGCGCACATGTGAGTGAACTATATACACTGCATTTTCGCTTTAGTCAGAGTGAACTTCATGGAATTTCACCAAGTATATGTAAGAAAAAATACCAACATATACAATATTGAATACATGCAATATGAAAGTATACCTTTCGATCATTCTAATTGGAATTATTTTGATATTGTAAAAAACCGGATGAGAACATGGTTGGCATAAATAGGGAGTTAGAGTTATGGATGTAGACTCTGAAATATAAGGGGTTTACAATTGGTAGGATGAAGACCGAGTACTTGCAATGCAACTTCAGCGGTATTATTGGTGCGAAGACGGATATGTTAGTTTAGAAGGACAAATAGTGCATAAGAGGGACATCTTCTGATACTTGTTGGGATCAATTCTGCAAAACAATGATGATATCGATGAGGATATTTGCCACATGATCAAAGCGGGATGGATGAAGTGACGACAAGCATTTGGCATCCTATGTGACAAGAAGATCCTACAAACACTAAAAGGTAAGTTTTATAGGATGGCAATCAAACCAGCGATGCTATACAGAGCAGAATGTTAGCCCATTAAAAAACAACACATCCAACAAATAAGTGTTGCCGAGATGTGCATGCTACGGTGGTTGTGTGGCTATACAAAAATTGACTGGATTAGTAATGAGGTATTATAGGATAAGCTATGGGTGACACCGGTCGACGAGAATCTAATCCAACACGATTAAGGTGGTTTGGTCATaagattttaaaaaaaatcaaactaCGGAAAGTTTGACTTAAGTTTTTTGGAAAAAAGATATTAATACGCACACCAAAATTAACACCGCTAGATAtatcataaaatatatttttatatgatATATTTATAATATTATGGTTATTGATATTTTCTAAAAGTTTTGTTAAActttaattagttttattttttcaaAAAGTAGTCATTATTCgctggaatggagggagtacgtATACGCTTACTCGGGGCTCAGGGATCGGTGGTGGCTCGGAGTCGTTCTATTCGTCGACGTTGTTGTCTATATCGCTGACTCGGGGCTCCAcctttcccctctctctctcccgctCTCTCGATTTGTCTATGATACGACACCCATTGGCGCTCTAACATATGGCTCTTGCACGTGATTACAGGCGAAAACCATTATTCCTCCATTCCCAGCATAAGAAGAAGTAAAAACACCCTCTTCTATACAACACATTCCCAGATGTGAACTGGGAGAGATGGAATACTTAAGTAACCTTCCCAGGCTGCGGTGAGTCGATGGAAGTGATGTCTGGATTATTGCCGCAATAGCTAGCCATTCTGGTGCATTTGCTATATTTCTATTTCTTAGAAACGCATTTTATTTAAGTTGACTATCCTCTTGCACACTGCAAGTATGGGCACACAAGCAAGTATGTATGTTGGCCGGTCTAGTTTGACAGGCTCACTGTTAGATGTATTTCTGTATGCCTGTACGTCGTAGGTATGGAGGAGTCCTCCACCCTACCGTACTCTCTCTTGTATCGATGATGGGCTTAGTTCCAATATATAAACACGTAATCGTGTGGAGTCTAACACACGTTCAAAGCCAAAAcctaatatggtatcagagcgtCTCTTCCGAGACCTctacctgccgccgccgccgctgttcCCTGCAGCCGCTGCCGCCAcacaacg
Coding sequences within it:
- the LOC127339852 gene encoding uncharacterized protein, which encodes MPPRRRSASGCRGVWARSSGRFDAEIRSGAHEAARAYDAVAWRLGCSRRTMNFHAVWTREQAEQLAPPSPVITREQHRRQRELDQRLLIAEHDEALRLEWVRQFPEDVAAMEAFYAEKEAAKATTKAKKKASRDKRRTESTARAEKAGRKEEEKKNDAGPSTIVLSSSFEWTSTPPLLQLRLGFRVG
- the LOC127338566 gene encoding uncharacterized protein, which translates into the protein MAVAGAGAPYHYRPHGHVAGVCRSMAFPAPRGGASSSLPAENNRPYSSGSTASSFSPAFAAAASGVLRQELDVLDYLSDDGGGGPALAPTVPETFRAPPLPPRMPAEATPAVPDAGYGAHPRPAAPSAAAAAGNKIAFRTRSEEEVLDDGYKWRKYGKKSVKNSPNPRNYYRCSTEGCSVKKRVERDRDDTNYVVTMYEGVHNHASPGTVYYASRDPATGRFFVAGMHSQGPG